A window of the Podospora bellae-mahoneyi strain CBS 112042 chromosome 6, whole genome shotgun sequence genome harbors these coding sequences:
- a CDS encoding hypothetical protein (COG:U; EggNog:ENOG503Q4V0) produces MTARERMRNDVVEVEAVIAAAPATRTAEEKPLKTPHIELRGLEGRQEAILPDQIDPVTNAPNDRIIIDNSPVTSTLVAPSVTPEVSTSRGTPSSRPTQDTNTNTGSADEGVGVAVKAGIAMGVLAGVLVLFVVVWLIMSMRKKKQARRRQQIEDDEKIHGPFSDSAAISRSPPAAAAPSAAPRLSLRPVSQLWQNLAPSGHPERRASRGIQLTVNPAGPSHSPTNSLSPLNRPNQGGSAWERHRMQSTTPTGDNRPGTRGSVYSLNPFHDSHSTRNYNNEPVSPVSTLAPEFPAVPSKNRSPTPEPVSPIDQDTDLPDFGAGSKPLTRKTSINHHNKGLPKPLDLTKPPSPLYAPGPASPAGTEYSMHSMSPSTMVPSSTSAAEIAAAGGPQNSTVHRVQLDFKPTLEDELGLKAGQLVRLLHEYDDGWALCIRLDRSQQGVVPRTCLSTRPVKPRPAQNGPRVVPQGGYNRGGNGNNTGGFPSPPGQQQNGGWQSAERSESPGSFYSTNQGVSPSPGGGGSGGIGTMRGQGGGEYEMQMGGLSPAPGQAY; encoded by the coding sequence ATGACAGCACGAGAAAGGATGAGGAATGATGTGGTAGAGGTGGAGGCAGTCATTGCTGCGGCGCCGGCTACGAGGACAgcggaggagaagccacTAAAGACACCACATATCGAGCTGCGAGGCCTGGAGGGGAGACAGGAAGCGATATTGCCTGACCAGATCGACCCAGTGACCAACGCCCCCAACGACAGAATCATCATCGACAATTCGCCAGTGACCTCAACCCTCGTGGCACCTAGCGTCACCCCGGAGGTGTCAACCTCTCGAGGCACGCCATCATCCAGACCGACACAGGATACGAACACCAACACTGGCAGCGCCGATGAAGGCGTGGGCGTCGCGGTCAAAGCTGGCATCGCAATGGGTGTCCTCGCCGGCGTGCTAGTACTCTTCGTGGTGGTCTGGTTGATAATGAGCAtgcgcaagaagaagcaagcCCGCAGACGCCAGCAGATCGAGGACGATGAAAAGATCCACGGACCTTTCTCCGACAGCGCAGCCATATCGAGAAGCCcgcccgctgctgctgcccccaGCGCGGCTCCCAGACTGAGCCTCCGTCCGGTTTCTCAACTGTGGCAGAACTTGGCTCCTAGCGGGCACCCCGAGCGGAGGGCTTCTAGGGGTATCCAACTCACCGTCAACCCCGCCGGCCCGTCTCATTCCCCGACAAACTCTCTGTCGCCGTTGAATCGTCCTAACCAAGGGGGTTCAGCTTGGGAGCGCCACAGGATGCAGTCTACCACCCCCACCGGGGACAACCGCCCTGGCACCCGAGGGAGTGTTtactccctcaaccccttccacgACAGCCACTCCACCAGGAACTACAACAACGAGCCCGTCAGCCCGGTGTCTACCCTCGCGCCAGAGTTCCCTGCCGTCCCGAGCAAAAACCGCTCTCCAACACCAGAGCCAGTATCCCCAATAGATCAGGACACTGACCTCCCCGATTTTGGCGCCGGCTCCAAGCCTCTAACCCGCAAGACgtccatcaaccatcacaaTAAGGGGTTGCCCAAACCACTGGACCTGACGAAGCCACCATCCCCGTTATACGCCCCCGGCCCGGCATCCCCAGCAGGAACAGAATACAGCATGCACTCCATGTCCCCCTCAACTATggtcccctcctccacatcagcAGCCGAAATCGCCGCTGCCGGCGGGCCCCAAAACTCAACTGTGCATCGTGTCCAGCTCGATTTCAAGCCCACTCTCGAGGACGAATTAGGTCTCAAGGCGGGACAGCTGGTGCGGTTGCTGCACGAGTATGATGACGGCTGGGCTCTGTGTATTAGGCTTGATCGGTCGCAGCAGGGGGTTGTGCCGAGGACTTGCTTGTCTACACGGCCGGTGAAGCCCAGGCCGGCGCAGAACGGGCCGAGGGTTGTGCCCCAGGGGGGGTATAATAggggtgggaatgggaataACACGGGGGGGTTTCCATCCCCACCGGGGCAGCAACAAAATGGAGGTTGGCAGAGCGCGGAGAGGTCCGAGAGCCCGGGGAGTTTTTACTCGACGAACCAGGGGGTCAGTCCCAGtccggggggtggtgggagtggtgggattgGAACGATGAGGGGGCAAGGGGGGGGCGAGTATGAGATGcagatgggggggttgagccCGGCGCCTGGACAGGCTTATTAG
- a CDS encoding hypothetical protein (COG:O; EggNog:ENOG503NWQZ), whose translation MSKSQLLREEGNRHFQKGEYSRADALYSQALNLDPTNPTLYTNRAMARLRLSQWDLVISDCESCLGLSPDNLKAHYYLSQAQLALRAYSDALEHAYKAHKLCVAANDKSLGNITAQVLKCKKEKWDYEEKRRRRETADLEEEVLMLLRKEKKEAVVLSGEEAEELTREWEEKLRRVREVFEKAREKEERRREVPDWAVDDITFGFMVDPVITKTGKSYERAAILEHLRRSQTDPLTREPLQASELRPNLDLKQACSDFLEENGWAADW comes from the exons ATGTCCAAatcccagctcctccgcgaGGAAGGCAACCGCCACTTCCAAAAAGGCGAATACTCCCGCGCCGACGCGCTCTACTCCCAAGC cctcaacctcgaccccaccaacccaaccctctaCACCAACCGCGCCATGgcccgcctccgcctctccCAATGGGACCTCGTAATCTCAGACTGCGAATCCTGCCTCGGCCTCTCCCCCGACAACCTCAAAGCGCACTACTACCTCTCCCAAGCCCAACTCGCCCTCCGCGCTTACTCGGACGCTCTCGAGCACGCGTACAAGGCGCACAAGCTGTGTGTGGCGGCGAATGATAAGTCTCTTGGGAACATCACCGCTCAGGTGCTAAAGTGTAAGAAAGAAAAGTGGGATTACGAGGAGAAgcgccggaggagggagacggctgatttggaagaggaggttctGATGCTGTtaaggaaggagaagaaggaggctgttgttctctctggggaggaggcggaggagctgacgagggagtgggaggagaagctgaggcgggtgagggaggtttttgagaaggcgagggagaaggaggaacggaggagggaggtgccGGATTGGGCGGTGGATGATATTACTTTTGGGTTCATGGTTGATCCTGTTATT ACCAAAACAGGCAAGTCGTACGAACGAGCTGCTATTCTGGAGCACTTGAGGAGGTCACAGACAGATCCGCTTACCAGGGAGCCGCTTCAGGCGAGCGAGCTCAGGCCAAACTTGGATTTGAAGCAGGCTTGTAGCGACTTTTTGGAGGAGAATGGATGGGCGGCTGATTGGTAG
- a CDS encoding hypothetical protein (EggNog:ENOG503PHN5), translating into MRRQETPEQTQDTMVATTLAQDDSPFFSLLPPEIRELIYQDIWSESGSRQHIYKDNDRWSHVPCVADYSTGDTRFEKFTQSARGSQEEYYWVKRLKSEWCYHWCCEQSTAKWHRAQNPNDSWREENVGHAGPSGFMNPMLVCKRMYREALPSLVANTTFVFTDLLEAHGWLSLYGGNPEKLPIRSLEICILTTQLMTELYFPTSEENEGPNPTFGHGNSSNGRNEDSHPGITMHSNPWQRVCDQLALLPNLHSLHIWFHTRDLRDWHKRMSETRFFAKLFNIKVKDRNQFVLALPDLPLKPKRGLPSHHFFENETLEGAPFVVERGPRPNNWRVHLMASGLRGP; encoded by the exons ATGAGACGACAAGAGACACCAGAACAGACACAGGACACCATGGTGGCCACCACCTTAGCCCAGGACGACTCCCCGTTCTTTTCCCTCCTGCCACCGGAGATTCGGGAGTTGATCTACCAGGACATCTGGAGCGAGAGTGGTTCAAGGCAACACATATACAAGGACAACGACAGGTGGTCTCATGTTCCCTGCGTGGCAGACTATTCCACTGGAGATACTCGTTTTGAGAAGTTCACCCAGAGCGCCAGAGGATCGCAGGAGGAGTACTACTGGGTGAAGCGGTTGAAGTCGGAATGGTGTTATCATTGGTGCTGCGAGCAGTCGACAGCCAAATGGCACAGGGCCCAAAACCCCAACGACTcgtggagggaggagaatgTCGGACATGCCGGCCCAAGCGGCTTCATGAACCCCATGCTGGTGTGTAAGAGGAT GTACCGCgaagccctcccctccctcgtcgccaacaccaccttcGTCTtcaccgacctcctcgaAGCACACGGATGGCTCTCCCTCTACGGCGGCAACCCCGAAAAGCTCCCCATTCGCTCCCTCGAAATCtgcatcctcaccacccagcTCATGACCGAGCTCTACTTCCCAACCTCGGAAGAAAACGAAGGCCCCAACCCTACCTTTGGCCacggcaacagcagcaacggtCGCAACGAGGACTCCCACCCCGGCATCACGATGCACTCCAACCCCTGGCAGCGTGTCTGCGACCAGCTCGCCCTCCTGCCCAACCTGCACAGCCTCCACATCTGGTTCCACACGAGGGACCTCCGGGACTGGCACAAGCGCATGAGCGAAACCCGCTTCTTTGCCAAGCTCTTCAacatcaaggtcaaggacaGGAACCAGTTTGTCTTGGCCCTCCCGGACCTGCCCCTCAAGCCAAAGCGTGGACTGCCCAGCCACCACTTTTTTGAGAACGAGACCCTGGAGGGCGCACCGTTTGTGGTCGAGAGGGGACCGAGACCGAATAATTGGCGAGTGCATCTGATGGCTTCGGGGTTGAGGGGCCCATGA